The proteins below come from a single Candidatus Neomarinimicrobiota bacterium genomic window:
- a CDS encoding 2-oxo acid dehydrogenase subunit E2: MNHMKDLNSPWRITASAMYKAPVDGRTYGTYEIDITDTLAYIQKRKAEGVRITLTQMFAAALGRALKYDVPDLNCYIRRGKVIPRPDEMVFISVFMKETKEMDGFLIYRAGDKTVTEISEEMSKKVERTRTQGGNKATANKYLLAKIPWPFRNWLFRIIRWITRDMGIPLKFLKIEPNSFGSAMITNIGTHGLQFGFAALFPASNIPIVIIMGKYEDKPVVRDGEIVIRKILPVAGTFDHRIVDGSQGGRLASAIAKYFADPEGLDKR; encoded by the coding sequence ATGAATCACATGAAAGATTTAAATTCACCCTGGCGGATCACGGCATCGGCCATGTACAAGGCACCGGTTGACGGCCGGACCTACGGGACCTATGAAATAGACATAACGGATACATTGGCCTATATTCAGAAACGGAAGGCAGAGGGGGTGCGGATTACGCTGACCCAGATGTTTGCTGCCGCGTTGGGACGGGCTTTAAAGTATGATGTGCCTGATCTGAACTGCTATATCCGACGGGGGAAGGTTATTCCCAGGCCTGATGAAATGGTTTTTATTTCCGTATTCATGAAAGAGACCAAGGAGATGGACGGATTTTTAATTTATCGAGCCGGGGACAAGACCGTAACGGAAATTTCGGAAGAAATGTCGAAAAAGGTGGAAAGGACCCGCACGCAGGGGGGGAATAAAGCCACAGCCAACAAGTATCTGCTTGCCAAAATTCCCTGGCCTTTCCGGAACTGGCTATTCCGAATCATCCGATGGATTACGCGGGATATGGGGATTCCATTGAAATTTTTGAAGATAGAGCCCAACAGTTTCGGTAGTGCCATGATCACCAATATCGGGACCCACGGACTTCAGTTTGGATTTGCGGCTCTTTTTCCCGCATCTAATATTCCCATTGTAATCATCATGGGGAAATATGAGGACAAGCCGGTCGTTCGGGATGGTGAGATTGTGATTCGCAAAATATTACCGGTTGCCGGGACCTTTGATCACCGGATTGTGGACGGGTCTCAGGGAGGGAGACTGGCGTCTGCCATAGCAAAATATTTTGCAGATCCGGAGGGATTGGATAAGCGGTAA